One Candidatus Poribacteria bacterium DNA segment encodes these proteins:
- a CDS encoding formylglycine-generating enzyme family protein translates to MKNLFIPLGLIFACLFSVYILSCGPREDDAETTPIEPIITESSVSTEPSEPSAEPEPAIIPEPIIPDGMVLIPEGEFQMGSNDGDNDEQPVHTVHLNAFYIDANEVTNAEFKDFVLANPAWQKDLIDGRFADGNYLNDWNGNNHPLGESDHPVRYVSWYAAVAYAVWVDKRLPTEAEWEKASRGGLKRKQYPWGNGINFNRANYGKNLGQTTPIGEYPSNDYGVFDIAGNVWEWCLDGYEVDFYANSPRRNPTAGANNVEEIVNDFENIIDFRVLRGGGWNSEPEWLRASNRHGTSPTYAGIGALGFRCAKSISP, encoded by the coding sequence ATGAAAAATTTATTTATACCTTTAGGATTAATATTTGCCTGCCTGTTCTCTGTTTATATACTGAGTTGCGGTCCGCGTGAAGACGACGCGGAAACGACACCAATAGAACCCATCATTACAGAATCATCTGTATCAACTGAACCATCTGAACCATCCGCTGAACCCGAACCTGCAATTATTCCTGAACCGATCATTCCAGATGGAATGGTGCTCATTCCAGAAGGCGAGTTTCAGATGGGGAGCAACGACGGCGATAACGACGAACAACCGGTGCATACGGTTCATCTCAACGCGTTTTACATAGACGCAAACGAGGTAACGAATGCTGAGTTCAAGGATTTCGTGCTTGCGAACCCGGCGTGGCAAAAAGATCTTATTGACGGCAGATTCGCCGATGGTAATTATCTGAACGACTGGAATGGAAACAACCATCCGCTTGGAGAAAGCGATCATCCTGTGCGTTATGTGAGTTGGTACGCTGCGGTGGCTTACGCAGTTTGGGTAGACAAACGTTTACCGACTGAAGCGGAATGGGAAAAAGCATCGCGTGGGGGATTAAAAAGGAAGCAGTATCCGTGGGGGAATGGCATTAATTTCAACAGGGCAAACTACGGCAAAAATCTCGGTCAGACAACCCCTATTGGTGAGTATCCGTCCAATGACTACGGTGTATTCGACATCGCTGGAAACGTCTGGGAATGGTGTCTCGACGGCTATGAGGTCGATTTCTATGCTAATTCCCCACGTCGGAATCCGACCGCAGGGGCGAATAACGTTGAGGAGATTGTTAACGATTTCGAGAACATTATAGATTTTAGGGTTCTACGGGGTGGTGGATGGAACAGCGAACCTGAATGGTTGCGTGCCTCAAACCGTCACGGCACGAGTCCAACGTATGCCGGTATCGGTGCGTTGGGATTCCGTTGTGCAAAGTCCATATCGCCTTAA
- a CDS encoding T9SS type A sorting domain-containing protein, protein MRLDLSNYFQDPDKDELTYTARSDNTNIVLPQVVDTSLIIHSQDAVGSTTVKVTASDGKKYVTRLIFVTVTGRSPEPDLVVQSISVSKLILTPGEGFTLSTTIRNAGTGRSAATKVRCYQSADANISTDDTQIEIADMGAISSGGTRNKNFRIIAPDVPGTYYYGVCVDGVQNESETANNCSQAIAITVQAPALPDLVVESILASSNVVGPGENFTLFVTVRNQGTATSLPTALNYHDPNGGKIGTDRIGRLSPSEVSEQSISLRAPDRVGTYYYDACVESPLRSDESNLDNNCSVELAITVGTPTNRVPVAVGRIPTQSLVAGASRQVDVSIYFRDPDGDRLTYRASSNNTNIATANASGGIVTITPLRVGNTTVSVTASDGRLTATQRFTVEVQSGQTTQPTQPTQPTNQSPAAIGTLTPLTLIANSNARRVDVSSYFRDSDGDRLTYTARSDNTNVATVRVSGADVTITPQRAGNTMIHIAASDGVSTASQSISVTVTSTPPVQDPTSFDLAIQSVTVSKSTLTPSESFTLSITIHNNGPAASGVFALSYYYSLIQGRTSEDKIHREGTVQLDPLASGTSTTKSFRLNAPSTPRPYYYGAWLSGIADDTNIFNNVATEVGVPVINRDIQPSNLPDLVIQSVRVSESRLAPGERFRLYATVRNQGAAEANRATLRYYRSTDSSISRSDTQVDTDSVISLDPNESDEEWENLSVPNSAGTYYYGVCIDSVNDESNTSNNCSNAIRITVEVLTPDLVVESISASESTVEPGERFRLSATVRNRGSGESRSTRLRYYRSSDASISTSDTEVDTDSVSSLDADETSNEWDNITAPNTPGTYYFGACVDSVRDESNTNNNCSTAVRVTVETPGLRIRDSVFAQNTVGGGFNGLRVRSGAGTAFDQIGGVWDGATGRITDGPRTANGYTWWKIRWNASNKVACDENPCEGWSVEFFNGTRLIGKQGLAAPTLNVVIPTGMTLLPNYPNPFNPETWIPYQLSRTSDVTVSIYSVNGMLVRRLDLGYQPAGIYQSRSRAVYWNGRNEFGEPVASGLYFYTLTAGDFSATRKMLIRK, encoded by the coding sequence GTGCGCTTAGACTTATCAAACTACTTTCAGGATCCAGACAAGGACGAACTTACTTACACTGCGCGTTCTGATAATACAAATATAGTGTTACCACAGGTGGTTGACACGAGTCTTATTATTCATTCTCAGGATGCTGTAGGCAGCACGACGGTAAAGGTAACAGCGAGCGATGGAAAGAAGTATGTTACACGTCTAATCTTTGTCACTGTGACTGGTAGATCTCCGGAACCAGACTTAGTTGTTCAATCGATTTCTGTCAGTAAACTCATCTTAACCCCCGGTGAAGGTTTTACGCTTTCTACTACAATCAGAAACGCAGGAACAGGGCGGTCCGCTGCCACAAAGGTACGTTGCTACCAATCTGCTGATGCTAATATTTCGACAGACGACACACAAATAGAGATAGCCGACATGGGGGCTATCAGTTCCGGTGGAACCAGGAACAAGAACTTCAGAATCATAGCACCAGATGTGCCGGGTACCTACTACTACGGCGTATGTGTTGACGGTGTTCAGAACGAAAGCGAGACAGCCAATAACTGTTCCCAAGCCATTGCTATCACTGTGCAAGCACCGGCTTTACCGGATTTAGTGGTTGAATCCATTTTAGCAAGCAGTAATGTCGTGGGGCCAGGGGAAAACTTTACACTGTTTGTCACCGTCCGTAACCAAGGGACAGCAACCTCTCTGCCTACAGCGTTGAATTACCACGATCCCAATGGCGGGAAAATAGGGACAGATCGCATAGGACGTTTGTCACCGTCTGAGGTGAGTGAGCAGAGCATCAGCCTGCGGGCACCGGATAGGGTAGGGACGTACTATTACGATGCGTGTGTCGAAAGTCCGCTTCGTAGTGATGAAAGCAATCTGGACAATAATTGTTCTGTAGAGCTCGCTATCACCGTTGGCACTCCGACGAATCGGGTACCTGTGGCAGTCGGTAGAATTCCAACGCAGAGCCTCGTGGCAGGTGCCTCTCGACAGGTCGATGTTTCTATCTATTTCCGAGACCCGGACGGTGATAGGTTGACTTATAGGGCATCTTCTAATAACACGAATATTGCAACAGCGAATGCATCAGGGGGCATAGTAACGATTACCCCGTTGCGTGTCGGGAATACGACGGTGTCCGTAACGGCGAGTGATGGACGTTTGACGGCGACCCAACGTTTTACGGTGGAAGTACAATCCGGACAAACGACGCAGCCCACACAACCCACACAGCCTACGAACCAATCCCCGGCGGCAATTGGAACACTTACGCCGCTAACGTTGATAGCGAATAGTAATGCTCGGCGGGTGGACGTGTCCAGTTATTTCCGTGACTCAGATGGCGATAGACTGACCTACACTGCCCGCTCGGATAACACGAATGTGGCAACTGTGCGCGTGTCGGGAGCTGATGTAACAATTACCCCTCAGCGTGCTGGGAACACAATGATTCACATAGCAGCGAGCGATGGGGTATCAACTGCCTCACAAAGTATTTCTGTGACTGTCACTTCTACGCCTCCTGTGCAGGATCCAACGTCTTTTGACCTTGCCATCCAATCTGTTACAGTGAGTAAAAGCACCCTGACACCAAGTGAATCCTTTACATTATCTATCACTATCCATAACAACGGTCCTGCTGCTTCTGGAGTTTTCGCTCTTTCCTATTATTATTCGCTCATTCAAGGGCGAACTTCGGAAGATAAGATACATAGGGAAGGAACGGTACAGCTGGATCCGCTTGCGTCAGGGACAAGCACTACAAAGTCATTCAGATTAAACGCTCCATCAACGCCGCGACCCTATTATTACGGTGCGTGGCTATCTGGCATCGCCGACGATACGAATATTTTTAATAATGTCGCTACTGAAGTCGGAGTTCCTGTTATCAATCGCGATATTCAGCCTTCTAATTTGCCGGACTTAGTGATTCAATCCGTTCGGGTGAGTGAGAGCAGATTAGCCCCCGGTGAACGTTTCAGGCTCTATGCTACTGTCCGTAATCAAGGTGCGGCTGAAGCAAATCGCGCGACGTTACGTTACTATCGCTCAACTGATTCATCTATCTCAAGGAGCGATACCCAAGTGGATACCGACTCTGTCATATCCTTAGATCCAAATGAGAGCGACGAGGAATGGGAAAACCTCAGCGTACCCAATTCAGCCGGTACTTACTATTATGGCGTTTGTATAGACAGTGTCAATGATGAGAGCAATACAAGCAACAATTGCTCTAATGCTATCAGAATTACCGTTGAAGTATTGACACCTGATTTAGTGGTTGAATCGATTTCAGCGAGTGAAAGTACAGTTGAGCCGGGCGAGCGTTTTCGATTATCTGCGACTGTCCGAAACCGAGGGAGTGGGGAATCGCGTTCAACGAGGTTACGTTACTACCGTTCCTCGGACGCGAGCATTTCAACTTCAGATACAGAAGTTGATACGGATTCTGTGAGTTCATTGGATGCCGATGAGACGAGTAACGAATGGGATAATATCACGGCACCGAATACGCCGGGGACCTACTATTTCGGCGCGTGTGTGGACAGTGTGCGAGATGAGAGCAATACGAATAATAACTGCTCAACTGCTGTCAGGGTTACGGTTGAAACCCCGGGGTTGCGTATCAGGGATTCCGTTTTCGCCCAAAATACCGTTGGTGGTGGTTTTAACGGTCTTCGGGTAAGAAGCGGTGCTGGCACAGCTTTTGACCAAATAGGAGGTGTCTGGGACGGTGCCACAGGCAGGATAACCGATGGGCCAAGGACAGCGAATGGCTATACTTGGTGGAAGATCCGTTGGAATGCCTCCAATAAAGTTGCGTGTGACGAAAACCCGTGTGAAGGGTGGAGTGTGGAGTTTTTTAATGGAACTCGGCTGATTGGTAAGCAGGGGTTGGCAGCACCAACCCTCAATGTTGTGATTCCAACGGGGATGACTCTGCTGCCGAACTATCCGAATCCATTTAACCCCGAGACGTGGATTCCCTATCAGTTGTCAAGAACATCGGATGTGACAGTGTCCATCTATTCTGTAAATGGCATGTTGGTTCGGAGGCTTGATTTAGGGTATCAACCTGCGGGTATCTATCAAAGCAGAAGCCGTGCGGTGTATTGGAACGGTCGCAACGAATTCGGTGAACCTGTGGCGAGTGGTTTGTATTTCTATACGTTGACTGCAGGCGATTTCAGTGCGACGCGGAAGATGTTGATACGGAAGTAG
- the thiO gene encoding glycine oxidase ThiO, translated as MANKKIIIIGGGVIGLSIGWQLAKAGAAVTIYERAQAGRAASWAAAGMLAPLAEAHSEEPELLKLGSQSLACYAQWVDELEADAKMPIGYRVEGTLIVGLESDDTHQLRHLYTSQQELGLDVEWLNGRAAREIESALSPRVTAAIRCATDHQVDNRLMVQALQRAYQTHDGVLYENSTIERIVIENGAATGVQTQNGFHEAEVLILAAGCWSAQIEGLPDRVIPPVRPVKGQMLALQMEEGITVKNVIRIVRARYPTSVYLVPRSDGRLIVGATSEEMGFDTRLTAGGVFELLRGAWEAVPGIYELPLLETWSGLRPGSRDNAPILGKTPIENLIYATGHYRNGILLTPITAYEIAKLILTGETSETIAPFQLNRFLK; from the coding sequence ATGGCAAATAAGAAAATTATCATCATTGGTGGCGGTGTGATTGGACTCAGCATTGGATGGCAGCTTGCGAAAGCGGGTGCAGCCGTCACTATCTACGAGCGTGCGCAAGCCGGGCGTGCCGCCTCTTGGGCAGCTGCCGGTATGCTTGCGCCACTCGCTGAGGCACATAGCGAAGAACCAGAACTGCTCAAACTCGGTTCCCAAAGTTTAGCATGCTATGCACAATGGGTTGATGAGTTAGAGGCAGATGCGAAGATGCCCATCGGCTATCGAGTGGAAGGCACCCTTATTGTCGGATTGGAATCCGACGATACGCACCAACTTCGGCATCTTTACACTTCACAACAGGAATTAGGACTGGATGTTGAGTGGTTGAATGGTCGAGCAGCACGTGAAATTGAATCTGCGCTTTCACCCCGCGTGACCGCAGCCATTCGCTGCGCAACCGACCATCAAGTCGATAACAGATTGATGGTCCAAGCACTCCAGCGCGCCTACCAGACCCACGATGGCGTGTTGTACGAAAACAGCACCATCGAAAGAATTGTCATAGAAAATGGAGCTGCAACGGGTGTGCAAACACAAAACGGTTTTCATGAAGCGGAGGTGCTTATTCTCGCAGCGGGATGTTGGTCTGCCCAGATTGAAGGATTACCGGATAGGGTCATCCCGCCGGTGCGTCCTGTGAAAGGGCAGATGTTAGCACTACAAATGGAAGAAGGCATCACGGTCAAAAACGTCATCCGCATTGTCAGGGCGAGGTATCCGACATCCGTATATCTGGTGCCGAGAAGCGATGGCAGGCTTATTGTCGGTGCGACGAGTGAGGAGATGGGGTTTGATACGCGTTTAACGGCTGGTGGTGTGTTTGAACTTCTCCGCGGGGCATGGGAAGCGGTACCGGGGATTTATGAACTCCCACTCCTCGAAACATGGAGCGGCCTACGTCCCGGCAGTAGAGACAATGCCCCTATACTCGGTAAAACGCCTATTGAGAATCTGATATACGCAACTGGACACTACCGAAACGGTATTTTACTCACACCCATTACGGCTTACGAGATTGCCAAACTGATTCTGACGGGTGAGACTTCAGAGACAATCGCCCCGTTTCAGTTAAACCGGTTTTTAAAGTAG
- a CDS encoding ABC transporter permease has translation MFGRFVIPVAILLAVLGIWEAAVHLFAIPRYILPAPSKIVVTLFVEHAQLLKHTFVTLQEMLLGFVLAVSIGIPLAILMFEFPMLEKAFYPYVIGSQTVPVFAIAPLLVLWFGFGIASKVAMAALIVFFAIVLNTLDGLKSTDPDTVNLFRILRATRWQILWKVRIPSALPFIFSGAKIGISISTIGAVIGEWVGAKAGLGYLMLYANGRLQVSLVFAAIFCLTLLGLSLFGLMTLLERYAMPWRQHNKANVR, from the coding sequence ATGTTCGGCAGATTTGTAATTCCCGTGGCTATCCTACTCGCAGTATTAGGAATATGGGAAGCTGCCGTGCATCTTTTCGCTATACCGCGTTATATCCTACCAGCACCCTCGAAAATTGTGGTGACGCTCTTTGTGGAGCACGCACAATTGCTGAAACATACGTTCGTGACGCTCCAAGAGATGCTGCTCGGTTTTGTTCTCGCTGTCAGCATTGGCATTCCGTTAGCCATCTTGATGTTTGAGTTTCCAATGCTGGAGAAAGCCTTCTATCCCTATGTCATCGGTTCACAAACCGTCCCAGTGTTTGCTATCGCCCCGCTGTTAGTGCTGTGGTTCGGTTTCGGGATTGCTTCAAAAGTAGCCATGGCAGCACTAATTGTGTTTTTCGCAATCGTTTTGAATACTTTAGACGGCTTGAAGTCCACCGATCCCGATACGGTAAACCTGTTTAGGATTCTACGAGCGACGCGGTGGCAGATACTCTGGAAGGTGCGCATCCCGTCGGCACTGCCGTTCATTTTCTCAGGTGCGAAGATAGGTATCTCCATCTCGACAATCGGCGCGGTTATCGGTGAATGGGTCGGAGCAAAGGCAGGGCTTGGATATCTGATGTTATACGCCAATGGAAGACTCCAAGTTTCACTCGTATTCGCTGCTATTTTCTGTTTAACGCTTTTAGGTTTAAGTCTTTTTGGATTAATGACGCTGCTGGAGCGGTACGCAATGCCGTGGCGGCAGCATAACAAAGCAAACGTCCGATAG
- a CDS encoding thiazole synthase, translating to MQEFKIADQTYASRLLIGTAGYPNFHIMTESIAASGAEIATVSMRRVKFTETSGENLFALLRERDMTILPNTAGCFTAKDAILTANLAREALETSLIKLEVIGDEETLFPDVEQLLNAAETLVKDGFTVLPYCNDDPITCKKLEDLGCAAVMPLGAPIGSGMGIRNPYNIQIIRDLVQVPLIVDAGVGTASDAAIAMELGCDGVLLNTAVAKAHRPVLMAEAMKKAVEAGRAAFLAGRIPRKLYATASSPQDGMIE from the coding sequence ATGCAAGAATTCAAAATCGCAGATCAGACTTATGCATCAAGACTCCTTATCGGAACGGCAGGGTATCCGAACTTTCATATAATGACGGAGTCCATTGCGGCGAGTGGTGCCGAAATTGCGACGGTGTCAATGCGGCGTGTGAAATTTACGGAGACATCGGGTGAAAATCTGTTCGCTCTTCTACGTGAACGGGACATGACGATTCTGCCAAACACCGCTGGCTGTTTCACAGCGAAAGACGCAATTTTGACAGCAAACCTCGCGAGAGAGGCACTTGAGACATCGCTCATCAAACTCGAAGTTATCGGGGATGAGGAGACACTCTTTCCTGATGTAGAGCAGCTCCTCAACGCAGCGGAAACGCTTGTCAAAGACGGTTTCACTGTGCTACCGTATTGTAACGACGATCCGATTACCTGTAAGAAATTAGAAGATCTTGGATGTGCTGCAGTGATGCCGTTAGGGGCACCGATCGGCTCAGGGATGGGGATACGTAACCCGTATAATATCCAGATTATCCGCGATCTTGTGCAGGTGCCACTGATTGTGGACGCGGGGGTTGGGACGGCATCAGATGCAGCAATAGCAATGGAGTTAGGGTGCGACGGCGTTCTGCTCAATACAGCGGTAGCAAAAGCACACCGTCCTGTACTGATGGCGGAGGCGATGAAAAAAGCGGTTGAAGCCGGGAGAGCGGCGTTTCTGGCAGGGCGTATCCCTCGGAAACTCTACGCCACTGCCTCAAGTCCACAAGACGGGATGATTGAATAA
- the thiO gene encoding glycine oxidase ThiO, whose product MKNKKILIIGGGVIGLGIGWQLAKAGAAVTIHERGQAGRGASWAAAGMLGPIAEAHIDELDLLKLSNQSLARYPEWVDELETETEMSIGYRAEGTLIIGIEPDDAYQLRHAYDLQQDLGLNVEWLSGQEAREIEGALSPYVTAAIRCETDHQVDNRLMAQALQRAYQGRGGVLHQNSPVERIVIENGTATGIQTQDGFQGADVCILAAGCWSGQISGLPDTSIPPVRPVKGQMLALQMREDIMIKNVIRTVKARYPMPVYLVPRTDGRLIVGATTEEMGFDTDLTVGGIYELLHGACEAVPDIYELPLIETWTGLRPGSSDNAPILGKTPVENLIYATGHYRNGILLTPITAYEISKLILTGETSETIAPFHLDRFSKE is encoded by the coding sequence ATGAAAAATAAGAAGATTCTTATCATTGGTGGCGGTGTGATTGGACTTGGTATCGGGTGGCAGCTGGCGAAAGCGGGTGCCGCTGTCACCATTCATGAGCGCGGACAAGCCGGGCGCGGTGCCTCTTGGGCAGCCGCCGGTATGCTCGGCCCAATTGCTGAAGCACATATCGACGAACTCGACCTCCTCAAACTTAGCAATCAAAGTTTAGCACGCTACCCGGAATGGGTCGATGAGTTAGAGACAGAAACAGAAATGTCAATCGGTTACCGCGCAGAAGGTACGCTCATTATAGGAATTGAACCTGATGATGCCTATCAACTCCGGCATGCTTATGACTTACAACAAGATTTAGGGTTGAATGTCGAGTGGTTGAGTGGACAAGAAGCACGTGAAATTGAAGGGGCACTCTCACCTTATGTGACTGCAGCTATTCGTTGTGAAACTGATCATCAAGTTGATAACCGACTGATGGCTCAGGCACTCCAGCGTGCCTATCAGGGGCGCGGCGGCGTGTTGCATCAAAATAGTCCTGTTGAAAGAATTGTCATAGAAAACGGAACTGCAACGGGTATTCAAACACAAGACGGTTTTCAAGGCGCAGATGTGTGTATTCTCGCCGCAGGATGTTGGTCTGGGCAGATCAGCGGGTTACCAGATACGAGTATCCCTCCCGTGCGTCCCGTGAAGGGACAGATGTTGGCGTTGCAAATGCGGGAGGACATTATGATCAAAAACGTCATCCGTACCGTCAAGGCGAGGTATCCGATGCCGGTATATTTAGTGCCGAGAACTGATGGTAGACTTATCGTCGGTGCAACAACCGAGGAGATGGGGTTTGACACGGATCTGACCGTTGGCGGTATATATGAACTCCTCCACGGGGCGTGTGAGGCTGTGCCGGATATTTATGAACTGCCACTTATCGAAACGTGGACAGGGTTACGTCCCGGTAGCAGCGACAACGCTCCCATACTCGGTAAAACACCTGTCGAGAATCTAATATACGCAACAGGACACTATCGCAACGGCATCTTACTCACACCCATCACAGCTTATGAGATTTCCAAACTGATTCTGACGGGTGAGACTTCAGAGACAATCGCCCCGTTTCACCTGGACAGATTTTCAAAGGAATAG
- the thiS gene encoding sulfur carrier protein ThiS: MKILVNGEEKTVNPNLNIHDLLIALELNPTQAGIAVAVNREVIPKTKWQATELREDSDVEIIRAVQGG, encoded by the coding sequence ATGAAGATACTTGTTAATGGCGAAGAAAAAACGGTTAATCCGAATTTAAATATTCACGACCTACTCATCGCCTTAGAACTGAATCCAACACAGGCGGGTATCGCTGTCGCTGTGAATCGGGAGGTTATTCCAAAAACAAAATGGCAGGCGACAGAGCTCCGCGAGGATAGCGATGTGGAGATTATCCGTGCTGTCCAAGGCGGATAA
- the glnT gene encoding type III glutamate--ammonia ligase: MTIDQVKRLVEEKGIEFFICSFVEMSGAPKAKVIPATHLEDMAAEGAGFGGFAAGEIGQYPHDPEMASIPDFNSFTIVPWRKNLAWVAGDMYVEGQSWHYCPRTILGQQLEKTREMGYTFNVGIEAEFMLLKQDEAGHYAPWDKLDTLDKPCYDLRALHRNLDMMTTLIKYMQELEWEPYANDHEDGTCQFETNWTYADALTTADRHTFFKWMVKTIAEERGLLATFMPKPFTNLTGNGAHFHMSLWDTDNQTNLFLDENDKNGLSEIAYYFTGGILKHAKAITAVTNPLVNSYKRLVRRPPRSGSSWAPVYVTYGANNRTQMIRIPTPGRIENRLSDGAANPYLAATVMLAAGLDGIENQVDPGVQNEDNLYEVPEDELENRGIGSLPATLSHAVDALEEDEIIKNALGNEYADYYIQVKREEWRNYHLSVSQWETDNYLEVY, from the coding sequence ATGACTATAGACCAAGTTAAACGTTTAGTCGAAGAGAAAGGTATTGAGTTTTTCATCTGCTCTTTCGTAGAGATGAGCGGTGCCCCCAAGGCGAAGGTCATCCCAGCAACACATCTTGAGGATATGGCGGCAGAGGGTGCGGGTTTCGGCGGCTTTGCTGCAGGTGAGATAGGGCAATACCCGCACGATCCAGAAATGGCAAGCATCCCCGATTTTAATTCGTTCACAATCGTGCCGTGGCGGAAAAATTTAGCATGGGTCGCGGGGGATATGTATGTCGAAGGACAATCGTGGCACTACTGTCCAAGGACTATTCTGGGACAGCAATTAGAAAAGACACGAGAAATGGGTTACACCTTCAATGTCGGTATCGAGGCGGAATTCATGCTTTTGAAGCAGGACGAAGCAGGGCACTATGCCCCATGGGATAAACTCGATACGCTGGACAAACCGTGTTACGATCTAAGGGCGTTGCATCGCAATCTTGACATGATGACCACCCTCATCAAATATATGCAAGAATTGGAGTGGGAACCCTACGCGAACGACCATGAAGACGGGACGTGTCAGTTCGAGACGAACTGGACGTATGCGGACGCACTCACGACAGCAGATCGACATACTTTCTTTAAGTGGATGGTCAAAACAATCGCTGAAGAACGCGGGTTATTGGCAACGTTTATGCCGAAACCGTTCACGAATCTGACGGGTAATGGCGCACACTTTCACATGAGTCTTTGGGATACTGATAATCAGACGAATCTGTTTCTTGACGAGAACGATAAAAACGGCTTGTCCGAGATCGCTTACTATTTCACGGGGGGTATCCTCAAACACGCGAAGGCGATAACAGCGGTCACGAATCCACTTGTGAATAGCTATAAACGCTTGGTTCGGAGACCCCCGCGTTCGGGTTCATCATGGGCACCGGTTTATGTTACCTACGGTGCAAACAATCGGACGCAAATGATTCGGATCCCAACACCGGGACGTATTGAAAACCGATTAAGTGATGGGGCAGCGAATCCTTACCTCGCAGCGACGGTGATGCTCGCCGCGGGTCTCGACGGCATCGAAAACCAGGTTGATCCGGGTGTACAAAACGAGGACAATCTTTATGAGGTGCCAGAAGATGAACTGGAAAATCGAGGCATCGGCTCTCTACCAGCAACTCTCAGTCATGCTGTAGACGCTCTTGAAGAAGACGAAATTATTAAAAACGCACTCGGAAATGAGTACGCTGACTACTATATCCAAGTCAAACGTGAGGAATGGCGGAATTATCACTTGAGTGTTAGTCAGTGGGAAACCGATAACTATTTGGAGGTTTATTAG
- a CDS encoding ABC transporter substrate-binding protein translates to MKTAICLIFLIGCAILLTGQMDNYADSHEKGEIAKVTLLLDWFPNVDHAPLYVAQENKIFAKHGLEVELLWGGDPDAPLKLVAAGEYPFAVSYQQSVTIARASEEVLPVKSIGLLVEHPLNTISFLKKTGIKTPADFKGKKIGYTVAPLDVLLFNAIAANAGLAEDDYELINVGTNILAPLLSGQIDAVIGPFRNYEINLLKLEGAEADYFALEKHGIPDYYELVIITNDTYLENHPETAKKLMMAIEEAIGFTKENPDDALQLFFQANPDATKALEELAFRDTLDVFATTQVQSAEKWDAFAKFAYEKGLISKTVEAKDCFINVLEE, encoded by the coding sequence ATGAAGACAGCAATTTGCTTAATCTTTCTTATCGGTTGTGCTATACTTCTAACAGGACAAATGGATAACTACGCAGACAGCCACGAAAAAGGCGAAATAGCGAAGGTGACACTGCTTCTCGACTGGTTCCCTAACGTAGATCACGCCCCGCTTTATGTTGCACAAGAGAACAAAATCTTCGCCAAACACGGGTTGGAAGTTGAACTTCTTTGGGGTGGGGACCCAGACGCACCGCTCAAACTGGTGGCAGCCGGGGAATATCCGTTTGCTGTGAGTTACCAACAGAGCGTCACAATTGCGCGAGCCAGTGAAGAAGTTTTGCCAGTTAAATCCATCGGTCTCCTTGTGGAACATCCGCTCAACACGATTAGTTTCCTGAAAAAGACCGGCATTAAAACGCCTGCAGACTTCAAAGGAAAAAAAATCGGATATACCGTCGCACCCTTGGACGTGCTTCTGTTTAACGCCATCGCTGCGAATGCTGGATTAGCAGAAGATGATTATGAATTGATAAACGTAGGCACGAATATTTTGGCACCTCTCCTCAGCGGTCAAATAGATGCTGTGATTGGACCCTTTCGGAATTACGAGATTAACCTATTGAAACTTGAGGGGGCAGAAGCCGATTATTTCGCACTTGAGAAACACGGTATTCCCGACTATTATGAATTAGTAATTATTACTAACGACACTTATTTGGAAAACCATCCAGAAACGGCTAAAAAGCTAATGATGGCGATTGAGGAAGCAATCGGATTTACAAAGGAAAACCCCGATGATGCACTTCAACTCTTTTTTCAGGCAAACCCTGATGCCACGAAAGCGTTAGAAGAACTGGCATTTCGAGATACACTGGACGTATTCGCAACGACGCAGGTGCAATCTGCGGAAAAGTGGGATGCGTTCGCGAAATTCGCTTATGAAAAAGGGTTAATCTCCAAAACCGTTGAAGCGAAAGATTGCTTCATCAACGTATTGGAAGAATAA